Part of the Verrucomicrobiota bacterium genome, ACCCGGTTCTACACTTTTGGAGAAGTTCTTTATCCCTTAAACGAGAGGCATGAATTCGGAGGCACTCTTCGTTTGGAAGGGCGCCGCGTGGATCTGGAGGATGCCAACAATCCTTCCTTCGACGGAAGCACTGATGATGAAGAGTTTCTCTGGGGAGGGGATGTATCCTACCGCTACCTTTACACTGACGATCAATCCTTCTACGCGAAACTCTCACGCGGATACAAAGGCGGCGGAATCAACGCTGACCCAAACGCCCTCGAACTCTTCTACGAGGCAGAGACCCTCTATGCGGTCGAAGGAGGTTGGACCTACAACAAGCCCGATGGCACACTCGAAACCCGGATTTCTCTCTTTGCCTTCGACCGCGATGACCCACAGGTTCGCCGCTGGGAATTGGATCCCGGATTTAACTTTGTTCTCACACAAACCAACGCCGAACGTTCCTACGGGTATGGAGCCGAAGGAACAGTGGATTGGGTGGCGAGAGACTGGCTAAAGCTCGGAGGCTCGCTGGGACTGCTTCAGTCACGGATTGAGGCCAACAACATTCCCACTTTGGTAGACGGCCGTGACCAGGCTATGGCTCCGGCCTACACTTTCTCCGCTTACGCCGAAGTTCGACCCATTGATCCCGCGTTCGCTAGGGTTACCGTTCGAGGGCAAGATTCGGTCTACTACGATTCTTTCTTCAACGGCCGAGGAGATGCCTACCAGCTTGTAGATCTCTGGTTCGGGTATCAGCTGGGCGACTTCGAACTGAGTCTCTGGATCACCAACGTCTTTGATACCGACTACGGGACAAAAGCCCTTTACTTCGGCGACTACAACGACCCAACCTTTGATCCCAGTGCTCAATATGAAGAGCTTGGAGAGCCGCGGCAGGTCGGAGTGACCTTGCGCTATTTCTTTTAGAGGGGAGATCGTCGGTATTCGTTTTCCCAACTACCATTATTAACTGCTGGAAGTGTAGAATTCCAGCACGGGTGCGGGGAGACACTCCATTCAGGAGCGGCTGCTTCAGCTGCCGATCAAGTGGTTCAGGCAAGCATTCTATCGGCGACTGAAGTCGCCGCTCCTTGCACGGTCAAACTTTCCCAGCAAAGCAGGTGAGCCCTTCCACTACGAGATGTACAAATCTACCTTTTCTTACTACCACTTACTCAGACCTGATTCGTTCTTTCCTTGGTTTCTCGAAGCCGAGGTTCAGCCAACCTCTCTCTGTTGGCCGCCTTCTTCCTCATCTTATCGAAGTTGTACATGTTGAAGAAATGCATCGCTCCAAGGACCAGCATCACTACCCCTAATTTAGTGGTGGTATACTCAATCCCGGCCACTGCGTCTCTCGGGATTCTACCAGCGCTCAGAAACAGCAGGACGAACCCAATGTTAATCAAGTAGAACCCGACTACCAGCAGATGATTGACCGCGTCTGCTCTCTCTTCGTCGCCATGAAATGCATCGACAAGAAAAAGGCGTCCATTTCGGTGAAGCGTCCGGGCGACCCAAACCGTCATCAGAAGGCTGACGAAGAAGTAAGTGGCATAGACAATTATCGGTATCGTAGTATTCATTGGTTTTATCCTTTCGATTGTTCGTTAGATCAGGTCATCGAGTGCGTTCTCGATTACAGGATACTTAAACGTGAATCCGGCTTCCTGAAATCGTTTGGGGATGCAGCGCCTCCCAAGAAGGGCAAGCTCCGGCTCTGTCCGTAGAAAGAAACACCCGAATTTAACGAGGAACGTAGGCGCACGAGGCGCCCATGGCCTGCCTATCGCTCTCCGAAGTGCTTGCATGAAAATTTTGTTCCTCACAGGCCCGGGACCAGTAGCGTTGTAGAGTCCGGCAATCTCTTCGTGTTCGATAGCCCACTCATACATCCTGCAAAGATCATCGATGTGGATCCAGCTGTAGAACTGCTTGCCCGTTCCAACAGCTCCACCCAGAAAGAACCGACCGAGAAGCTTGAGCCGCTTAAGCGCTCCGCCATTGCGCCCCAGAACGAAACTGACTCGAAACAGGACCTTTCGGACGGGATCGACTCTCGCCCAGTTAAAGGCCTCTTCCCAAGCCCGCGCTACGCCAGGTGAGAAACCGTGTCCCTCAGGAGCCGTTTCATCACAAATCTCCTCTCCGGCATCCCCAAGAATTGCCGTAGTAGCCGTCTGAACCCAGACTTTTGGTGGAATTTTTGCTAGTTGAATTGCGCGTTCGAGCACACCGACAGAATCGATCCTCGAATCGTAAATTTTCCGCCGGTTTCGCTTATTGTATCGGCAATCAACGTTTCTACCCGTCAAATTGATGATCCCCCAAGCTCCATCTATTTGCCCAACCCAATCACCAATCGCCCTACCATCCCATCGCACGTAGTGGAGGCCATCCTCGTCGGACCTTTTTTGTCGAGTCAGAACCACCACCTCGTAGCCATTGTCGATGAAGTGGCGACTCAATGCCCGACCCATGAAACCCGTTCCCCCGGCTAGAACCACCCTTCTCCTATTCATAATCTTCTTATAGTTTCAATAGTTATTGAAACTTTGCAAGACTGTTTGTTCTTTTTCAACTTTTGCAAACTCAAATTTCGCCTAGAGGGCACTTCGATTAACCTCCTTTGGCTCGCGATTGCGGGAGAAAGGGAGCGGCTGCTTCAGCTGCCGCTCAAGTGGTTCAGGCAAGTCTCCTATCGGCGACTGAAGTCGCCGTTCCTTGGACGATAGTCAACGCACTAACCAATTACTTTGTATCCCGCTGCAATCAAGCCTCCTTCGTTCCTCACGAATCTTTTTTATGGAGAACTGGTAAACACTTCGATTACCATCCCGCTGAAAGCTCTTAGATTTTCTCAAGAGATGTATCCCCTCGATAGAATATGCAGTATTCTTTGTCCCTCCCCTACCAGTTAAATCTGGCCAGCCTACTGACGCAAAAACCATGAAAAGCACTTCTTTCCTTCTTTTTCTGTCGATCGCTTTGTCTGCTCTTTCCCTGTCCTTAGACGCGAACAGTTCGATCTTAAACAATGAGACGGGCATTATCCTACCTAAGGAGATTGCCGGGCTGAAGATCGGTGAGAAGCATGTCTATGATGAACCGGGTCTAGGGAAATCAGTGACGTATTCCGGGGATGGCGCTTACGCAACAGTCTACATATACAACAAGAACCGAACGGACCTGAAAGACGATCCCAACCATCAAGCTATCGTTGAGGAACTATCGGCAACTCTCGGCGAAATCAGAAAAGTAGAGGAACTAGGCATCTACGAAAACGTGGTATTCGGCAACTCTGCACGCAAATCGGGTAAAGACGGCACGTTTACATTTCTTTCAATGCCAATCAACTTTGACCAGGTTCTGGATTTCGACACAAGGGAGCCGATTGAGCGTAGACAACGAGTTTCTCTTGTGGGAGTCGGGCTTTTCGATGGGTCCTATGTAAAACTCAGATATAGCATTAGGAAGGGGAAGAACCTTGAAGAGCAGGAGAGAATCAGGGACGAGTTCGTCAATGACCTTGTGAATCTGGTGCTGATGGTAGAGATACGATCTCAGGTGGAAGGTTGGCTCACGGAATATATGGCTGATCCTCTTTCGGAGCGGGGTCGGGAGGTTATCGGAGGGATCGTCGCCTACGCGGAAAAGAGTCCTCTCATTCAGATTTACATTGATCCAGAGTCCATGCCGTGGCTCGAGGTTGATAACTACCCATACACGAGCGAGTTGTTGGGAGCCTACCTAGCGGGGCAGGTCAATGCTCAGCTACAGACAAAGATCTTCGAAAGTAATGAAGCGGCCGGAATGGGACAGGCTCTTGAGGTTTATCGCCTATTGAGGGAAAAGGATGAGGCGGCAACTCTTGACGATTTTGAGGAAAGGCTGAGCAGCACTCCAAACGTCGCAATCGAGCCGACCAAGGATACAAACGAGTAGAGCGTCCGTGATCTCTAATCAGTCCAACCTGCTCTTGGAGAGCGCCTTGTCACGCTCCTCCGAGCATCTCTATTGCGTGCGATCGTGCGGTCTTTGACCTTCGATCTCCAAGCATACGAGCGATCTCGTCGATCCTTTCATCTTGATTGGCAGAAAGGTCCTCAAGATGGACCAAAGAATCGTTTTCCGATTGGTCTTTCCTGACAACAAAGTGGCCATCGGCCAAGGCAGCAACCTGCGGCAAATGGGTGATCGTGAAAACTTGATTCTCTTTAGAGAGGCGCACCATTTCCCTGCCGATCTCCCGACCGACTTCTCCCCCAACATTGGCGTCAATTTCATCAAAGACCAGAACTGCCGTGCGGTCCACCGCAGCAAGAACGGTTTTCAGCGCCAAGGTCACACGAGCAATTTCTCCGCTTGAGGCCACTTTTGCCAGCGGTAAGGCACCTTGGCCGGCCGTCCCTGAAAAAAGGTATTCACAGACCGATGTTCCACGTTTGGACCAACGTTCGGTTGTTTCGACATCGACCCGGAAAGTGGGCCGTTTGAATCCCAGGCGCTTCAAGAGATCCGTAACTTTATCGGCTAAGGGCTTCGCCTCTGTTTTTCGTTTCTCTGTCAATTTCCTGCCAACCTCTTCTACCTCCACCCGGAGCTTCTGCTCTTCTTCGCGAAGTCTTCCAAGCGTGCCTTCTAAATCGCCCTGGGCAGCAATTCGCTCCTCCATCTCAGCACACTTTGCGAGAACCGTTTCCACCGAAGCCCCATGCTTTCGACGGATCCCCATCCATCGTTTCATATTCTCCTCCACCTCTTCGATCTCGTAGGGGTCGACCTCGAGGATTGACCGCAATCCGTTCAGGTCGGTAACGAAATCACTCAATTCAATCAGGAGGGCATCCAGTCGGTTTACCTGTGAACTCACCTTTTCCGGCACCAATTCCTGCAGCTTCAGTGCATAACGGTAGACTTCAGATAATCTCTCGGGAACACCATTCTCACCCGTCAGGGCTTCCTCGATACTCTCAAAGAACCCGTCGATCTCCCGTGCATGAGACACCCGCCGGAAGTCCGTTTCTAGTTTCTCTACCCACGCCTCGGAGAGAGAAAGACTTCGAATTTCGTCGATCTGGGACTGCAAGAAACTCATTTCATCCTCCGAAAGAACCGCTGTTCCTTCAACCGCCTCAATGCGCTTCCGGGTGTCCGTCCAACGACTGAAAATTCCTTCAAACTCTTGCCGCAGTGCACCGTTTCCCGCGAAGGCATCCAGCAGGTCGATCTGTTCGGCCTCATGGAACAGAGCAAGCGGGGCATCGGGTCCATGCAGTTCCAACCATGCCTCTCCAACCCCTGCTAACTGTGTGAGAGTGGATACCGTACCATTGATTTGAATCCGCTGCCCTCCTCCAGCCTGCATGCGGCGAATCAGAATCATCTCTCCATTCTCCAACGGTTCCAGACCTTGCCGCTCCAGTGCCTCGTTCACCCGCCGCGGATCCGAAAAAAACAGAACTGCCTGCACTTCACAGAATTCGGCCTCATCCCGAATCATTGAACGGTCCGCGCGCTGACCAGAGAGTAACGCTAAGGCACCCATCAAAAGGCTCTTTCCTGCTCCCGTTTCTCCCGTAACTGCCGTGAATCCCGCCTCACACTCCATCTCGACCGAATCGATTAAGGCGAGATTTTCGACTTTGAGAAATTGCAGCATTCAACCCTTCTTCGCAAAGACCCACCGAAACGGCAAACCGAAAGGGTGCATGCACTGAGGCGAGGGCAAAAAGGTAGGGCGCCGCGTTCCGCAAGCCGGGCCTATTTTGATCAAGACCCCTTTTTAATTTACCACCAGCGAGGATTGTAGAATCCTACGCCCTACCCCACGGCAACCATTAAATCCGAAGACGCCTCGTCTCCCAATTCCGGTAGTCCGGTCTGGATCTTTGCTCCGAGCAATCCCATCAAAGAGTATAGCCCAAAATAAGCTCGATTCACATAGAGACCGTGAGTCGATCCTCTGCCGGAACCGAGCCGCTTAATATCCGGATCATTTCCAGTCCTCTCCCCAAACTCGCGAATCTCTTCCATGTAACCCGGATCGCTAAAGTCGAAAGTTCCTTGCGCAAAGGGCCGGGACAGAAGCTCCACAGACTCTCCAAACATTCTCAGCAAAATCTCCCGGTCTTTTTCCGAATCGGAATCGAGTATCAACTCCAGTCGAAGAAGTGCCGCCGCCATCTCGTCAGTTCGACCGGCAATCCCCGGCTCGAGAAGCCGAAAATACGCGTTGTGGAAGTCTGCCGGAATCTCTTTGACGCACCCGAAATCCAAGACCCAGAGGTCGTCGCCATGAACCAAGAAATTCCCCGGATGGGGATCCGCATGAAAGGCTTTCAGCTCGTGAATCTGGAAGTGATAAAAATCCCACAAAGCCTGGCCAATCCGGTCACGGAGACCACCATCCTCGCAGGTCCTTGAGAACTGGTCGAGTGGAACCCCGTCGACCCAATCCATGGTGAGAACCCGGGCACCAGAGAGTCTCCGGTGATAGCCGGGGAAACGCACTGGAACTTCGTCCCTCGTTTTCTCAATGAGCTCAAGTGCTCGATTCAACTCCAGGTCGTAGTCGGTCTCCTCAACCAACCGTGCTTCCACCTCCTGGAGGTAAGGGTCAATTTCCCTTGCTGATAAATCAAAGATCTTCATCGCGAAAGGCCGGATGAGTCGCAAATCATTGCGAAGGCTTTCGGCAACGCCGGGGTACTGCACTTTCACCGCGAACTCCTTCCCGTCTAACCTCGCCTTGTGGACCTGACCGATCGACGCACCACTGACTGCGGCTTGGCTGAATTCATCAAACAAGTCGAGCGGATCTTTTCCGAACTCGCGGACAAAGGTCCTCTTCACTAAAGGGTAAGAGAGCGGAGGAGCCTGGTAGTGTGCCTTGGAAAACTCAGTCGCATACTCGGACGGAAGAAGAGCCGT contains:
- a CDS encoding AarF/ABC1/UbiB kinase family protein, yielding MKEQTSIPKGKVGRAAALIGTGAKIGGNYAKYHAKKLVTGKDDREGLHRANASDTYGTLSRLKGGPLKIAQMLSIDTALLPSEYATEFSKAHYQAPPLSYPLVKRTFVREFGKDPLDLFDEFSQAAVSGASIGQVHKARLDGKEFAVKVQYPGVAESLRNDLRLIRPFAMKIFDLSAREIDPYLQEVEARLVEETDYDLELNRALELIEKTRDEVPVRFPGYHRRLSGARVLTMDWVDGVPLDQFSRTCEDGGLRDRIGQALWDFYHFQIHELKAFHADPHPGNFLVHGDDLWVLDFGCVKEIPADFHNAYFRLLEPGIAGRTDEMAAALLRLELILDSDSEKDREILLRMFGESVELLSRPFAQGTFDFSDPGYMEEIREFGERTGNDPDIKRLGSGRGSTHGLYVNRAYFGLYSLMGLLGAKIQTGLPELGDEASSDLMVAVG
- a CDS encoding DNA repair protein RecN, which translates into the protein MLQFLKVENLALIDSVEMECEAGFTAVTGETGAGKSLLMGALALLSGQRADRSMIRDEAEFCEVQAVLFFSDPRRVNEALERQGLEPLENGEMILIRRMQAGGGQRIQINGTVSTLTQLAGVGEAWLELHGPDAPLALFHEAEQIDLLDAFAGNGALRQEFEGIFSRWTDTRKRIEAVEGTAVLSEDEMSFLQSQIDEIRSLSLSEAWVEKLETDFRRVSHAREIDGFFESIEEALTGENGVPERLSEVYRYALKLQELVPEKVSSQVNRLDALLIELSDFVTDLNGLRSILEVDPYEIEEVEENMKRWMGIRRKHGASVETVLAKCAEMEERIAAQGDLEGTLGRLREEEQKLRVEVEEVGRKLTEKRKTEAKPLADKVTDLLKRLGFKRPTFRVDVETTERWSKRGTSVCEYLFSGTAGQGALPLAKVASSGEIARVTLALKTVLAAVDRTAVLVFDEIDANVGGEVGREIGREMVRLSKENQVFTITHLPQVAALADGHFVVRKDQSENDSLVHLEDLSANQDERIDEIARMLGDRRSKTARSHAIEMLGGA
- a CDS encoding TIGR01777 family oxidoreductase, whose amino-acid sequence is MNRRRVVLAGGTGFMGRALSRHFIDNGYEVVVLTRQKRSDEDGLHYVRWDGRAIGDWVGQIDGAWGIINLTGRNVDCRYNKRNRRKIYDSRIDSVGVLERAIQLAKIPPKVWVQTATTAILGDAGEEICDETAPEGHGFSPGVARAWEEAFNWARVDPVRKVLFRVSFVLGRNGGALKRLKLLGRFFLGGAVGTGKQFYSWIHIDDLCRMYEWAIEHEEIAGLYNATGPGPVRNKIFMQALRRAIGRPWAPRAPTFLVKFGCFFLRTEPELALLGRRCIPKRFQEAGFTFKYPVIENALDDLI